One Pseudodesulfovibrio senegalensis DNA segment encodes these proteins:
- a CDS encoding DUF885 family protein, whose amino-acid sequence MFAGPAKRYFNYMGKALPVLCASGICPYIPAARKAMAHMDRLDDFSPRAMDRNHEELKGFLSAFEKRAARTIGPENALYNALADNVRGVLLELFSVRPWQTSPQLYPLVAFTGLYHALTLPMDSTRKRQKSVRKRLRAIPGLLAQVQDNIETVTPLDRGAAQTMTRRCARYLQTISTNEAVAQDKAAASMLDACMKALRNYDRHVISRPLVEEHSGPDLEAVLQQGFSGERTVDEVFEMADRLWQQSLFSLKAMAAEHGIADWLEAGIAHAGPEGLRPCGNDENQQAAQERVFKTLATECENLSATYRNMPGNNHAPDIPLSVRIAPAFMAGTVQDILYCPPPAPSKKNRALLLVVPEAFTAASASENMRREARITMACETWPGRHVLACHRLASDNGLLSQLRNPLLEAGWSAHAEDMIANGNYLESPGERIVLGQRRLRRAARCIVDTGLATGHADQNRCVALLEQCGMEKKQALQEIRDIRTRPGSQVAPVLGLCLIRKMQEESNLSSGDFRAAMLTDGGVSTEMTRMRIRANAS is encoded by the coding sequence ATGTTCGCAGGCCCTGCCAAACGCTATTTCAACTATATGGGCAAGGCCCTTCCCGTGCTGTGCGCATCGGGCATTTGCCCGTACATCCCGGCCGCACGCAAGGCCATGGCACACATGGACCGGCTCGATGATTTCTCGCCCCGGGCTATGGATCGCAACCATGAAGAATTAAAAGGATTTCTCTCGGCATTCGAAAAGCGCGCCGCCCGCACCATCGGGCCGGAAAACGCCCTGTACAACGCCTTGGCCGACAACGTGCGCGGGGTATTGCTGGAACTCTTCTCGGTGCGCCCATGGCAGACCTCGCCGCAACTCTACCCGCTGGTGGCATTCACCGGGCTGTACCACGCCCTGACCCTGCCGATGGACAGCACGCGCAAACGCCAGAAAAGTGTCCGCAAACGCCTGCGGGCCATCCCGGGCCTGCTGGCACAGGTGCAGGACAACATCGAAACCGTGACGCCGCTGGACCGCGGCGCGGCCCAGACCATGACCCGTCGTTGCGCCCGATACCTGCAAACCATCTCCACGAATGAAGCCGTGGCACAGGACAAGGCGGCCGCCTCCATGCTGGATGCATGCATGAAGGCGCTCCGCAATTATGACCGCCACGTGATCTCGCGTCCCCTGGTCGAAGAACATTCCGGGCCGGACCTTGAAGCCGTGCTGCAACAGGGCTTTTCCGGGGAACGGACCGTTGACGAAGTTTTCGAGATGGCCGACAGGCTGTGGCAGCAGTCGCTTTTTTCGCTCAAGGCCATGGCAGCCGAACACGGCATTGCCGACTGGCTTGAGGCAGGGATCGCCCATGCTGGTCCTGAAGGCCTGCGGCCTTGCGGCAACGATGAAAACCAACAGGCCGCACAAGAACGCGTTTTCAAGACGCTCGCCACGGAATGCGAAAACCTTTCGGCTACATACCGCAACATGCCGGGCAACAACCATGCCCCGGACATTCCGCTCTCGGTCCGGATCGCGCCGGCGTTCATGGCCGGGACGGTGCAGGACATCCTCTACTGTCCGCCGCCCGCGCCTTCCAAAAAAAATCGTGCGCTTCTGCTCGTCGTTCCTGAGGCCTTTACCGCGGCCAGCGCCAGCGAGAACATGCGCAGGGAAGCCCGCATAACCATGGCCTGCGAAACATGGCCCGGGCGCCACGTACTGGCCTGCCATCGGCTGGCATCGGACAACGGGCTTCTGTCCCAATTACGCAACCCACTGCTGGAAGCGGGATGGAGCGCCCATGCAGAAGACATGATCGCCAACGGCAACTATCTGGAAAGCCCGGGTGAACGGATAGTTCTGGGACAACGCAGGTTGCGCAGGGCTGCCCGCTGCATCGTGGACACGGGACTTGCCACCGGACATGCGGACCAGAACCGCTGCGTGGCCTTGCTCGAACAATGCGGCATGGAAAAAAAGCAGGCCCTGCAGGAAATACGCGACATCCGAACCAGGCCGGGCAGCCAGGTTGCGCCTGTGCTGGGGCTTTGCCTTATTCGGAAAATGCAGGAAGAATCAAACCTGTCCAGCGGGGATTTCCGTGCCGCAATGCTTACAGACGGCGGCGTTTCCACGGAAATGACGCGCATGCGCATACGCGCCAACGCATCCTGA
- a CDS encoding chemotaxis protein: MGNTDILLESGTNELEIVEFYLDEAPKEEQTEGYRGFYGINVAKVLEIIRLPSLTDMPEVSHPAVLGAFNLRDQIIPLIDLAKWLGKERVESEEPKVIVTEFNRTRSAFLVSGVTRIHRISWQQVEAPTNYVSALTVNSITGVVKFANRLVFILDMEKITADLNPGMAEPEPPAEQLVEQVRNRQLRAVVVDDSNMARKMVSGVLEKAGFEVTVAEHGEQAWNRLQSIRDMAEEANRPLQDYLDIVVSDIEMPIMDGHNLTRRIKEDHILKALPVVLCSSIITDTLHHKGLAVGADDQVSKAELGQLAGKVLQLVKG; encoded by the coding sequence ATGGGAAACACCGACATTCTGCTCGAATCCGGCACCAACGAGCTCGAGATCGTGGAATTCTATCTGGATGAAGCTCCCAAGGAAGAGCAGACCGAAGGCTACCGAGGCTTCTACGGCATCAACGTAGCCAAGGTGCTGGAAATCATACGCCTCCCCTCCTTGACCGACATGCCCGAGGTTTCCCACCCCGCGGTTCTGGGCGCATTCAACCTTCGCGATCAAATCATACCGCTCATCGATCTGGCAAAATGGCTGGGCAAGGAACGTGTTGAAAGCGAGGAACCCAAGGTCATCGTCACGGAATTCAACAGGACACGCAGTGCTTTCCTGGTTTCCGGCGTCACGCGAATCCACCGCATCAGCTGGCAACAGGTGGAAGCACCCACCAATTATGTTTCCGCACTGACCGTGAACTCCATAACCGGTGTGGTGAAATTCGCCAACAGGCTCGTTTTCATTCTGGACATGGAAAAAATCACTGCAGACCTGAACCCCGGCATGGCCGAGCCCGAACCGCCCGCAGAGCAGCTGGTGGAGCAGGTTCGCAACCGGCAGCTGCGGGCAGTGGTCGTGGACGACTCCAACATGGCCCGCAAGATGGTTTCCGGCGTTCTGGAAAAGGCGGGCTTCGAGGTCACCGTAGCCGAGCACGGCGAACAGGCCTGGAACCGGCTGCAAAGCATCCGGGACATGGCCGAAGAGGCAAACCGTCCGTTACAGGACTACCTCGACATCGTGGTTTCGGACATTGAAATGCCCATCATGGATGGCCACAACCTGACGAGACGCATCAAGGAAGACCACATTCTCAAGGCGCTTCCCGTTGTGCTCTGCTCCTCGATCATCACCGACACGCTGCACCACAAGGGGCTGGCCGTGGGGGCGGACGATCAGGTATCCAAGGCCGAACTCGGCCAGCTGGCAGGCAAAGTTCTCCAACTGGTGAAAGGCTAG
- a CDS encoding ABC transporter substrate-binding protein has protein sequence MHHHRYLLIRLAGLSAFLGGAVCCVLFSVVLAQAADPCRVAMLTWRGQTRAEQGFCAELAASGLPVQYYHWDAGQSVNRLCTFLRKEFDTDRFDYVYTFGTTCSMRVHEAVQGRVPHIYCIVTYPDRAGLARSMEWGGIQNMAGVSHQVPVSMQLSLAVQLLDCTRLGLLFNPREPNSVAQMSQVCAAAAKMGIHVTTYRVAPDSDYLDCFLADLKGRSSEFDALYLPSDSYLCSRISDITEGCIKAGIPVIGANEQLVRDGALLGMVVDYEYMGRLAARQLLAHKLEGKPFKDMPVGRPAQGDIYLGMNRETMQRMGFVLPKGVDLPVRYY, from the coding sequence ATGCACCATCATCGTTATTTATTGATCCGTCTTGCGGGGTTGTCTGCGTTTCTTGGAGGTGCGGTATGCTGTGTTCTCTTTTCGGTGGTTCTGGCTCAGGCCGCCGACCCCTGCCGGGTAGCCATGCTGACGTGGCGGGGGCAGACCCGGGCGGAGCAGGGCTTTTGCGCTGAACTGGCCGCAAGCGGACTTCCTGTTCAGTATTATCATTGGGACGCCGGGCAGAGCGTGAACCGGCTCTGTACGTTCTTGCGCAAGGAATTCGACACTGACCGTTTCGACTACGTCTACACATTCGGAACAACATGCTCCATGCGCGTGCACGAAGCCGTGCAGGGGCGCGTGCCGCATATCTACTGCATCGTCACCTATCCCGATCGTGCCGGATTGGCTCGCTCCATGGAGTGGGGCGGCATCCAGAACATGGCCGGGGTGAGCCATCAGGTGCCTGTTTCCATGCAGCTTTCATTGGCTGTTCAGTTATTGGACTGCACCCGTCTGGGGTTGCTGTTCAATCCGCGCGAGCCCAATTCCGTTGCCCAGATGAGTCAGGTCTGCGCTGCGGCAGCGAAAATGGGCATCCATGTGACAACGTATCGCGTTGCCCCCGATTCCGATTATCTGGACTGTTTTCTTGCGGATTTGAAGGGACGGTCTTCGGAGTTCGACGCACTGTACCTTCCCTCGGACAGCTATCTCTGTTCAAGGATTTCCGACATTACGGAAGGGTGCATCAAGGCTGGAATCCCTGTTATCGGCGCCAATGAACAACTTGTGCGCGACGGCGCGCTTTTGGGCATGGTGGTGGATTACGAGTACATGGGTCGTCTTGCGGCCCGGCAACTGCTCGCCCACAAGCTGGAGGGCAAGCCGTTCAAGGACATGCCCGTGGGAAGGCCCGCGCAGGGCGACATATACCTCGGCATGAACAGGGAGACCATGCAGCGCATGGGTTTTGTCCTGCCCAAGGGCGTGGACCTGCCGGTGCGTTACTACTGA
- a CDS encoding sigma-54-dependent transcriptional regulator has product MNQNRNRAVVMAVDDDENILTVLEARLENAGYTPLLADCAETALEMLADNMVDLIVSDVKMPGMGGQALLEEVSRSWPHIPVIMLTAHGSIPDAVTSIQTGAADYMTKPFDGHDLLQRIASMLESNPQKKTVDAPRLDKDFWGGEAPAMKKFLGLLGRVAPAEANVLLLGESGTGKERVARIIHENSPRSGGPFVVVDCGSTQPTLLESELFGHTKGSFTHAVKDKKGLIEEADGGTLFLDEIGNISPEMQTRLLRFLQERTIRRVGDNRERTVNCRVVSATNAGLQDMVRSGDFREDLYYRLKVVTLSIPPLRQRMEDVPLLARNFAAKLCEEQGRTPVEFSEQAMKRMMEHPWPGNVRELQHAVEGALVFCSGNTITPEDMQLEILETPQSGDDSLSLEDNERKAILRALEHCNWVKKAAADELGISRRAIHYKIKKYDINVPE; this is encoded by the coding sequence ATGAACCAGAACCGCAACCGGGCCGTTGTCATGGCCGTGGACGACGACGAGAACATCCTGACCGTGCTCGAGGCACGGCTGGAAAACGCGGGCTACACCCCCCTGCTGGCCGACTGTGCGGAAACCGCGCTGGAAATGCTGGCCGACAACATGGTGGACCTCATCGTTTCGGACGTGAAAATGCCGGGCATGGGCGGCCAGGCCCTGCTGGAAGAAGTATCGCGCTCGTGGCCGCACATTCCTGTCATCATGCTCACGGCACACGGCTCCATCCCCGATGCCGTGACCTCCATCCAGACCGGGGCGGCCGACTACATGACCAAGCCCTTCGACGGCCACGACCTGTTGCAGCGCATCGCCTCCATGCTCGAAAGCAATCCGCAGAAAAAGACGGTGGACGCTCCCCGCCTGGACAAGGATTTCTGGGGCGGCGAGGCCCCGGCCATGAAAAAATTTCTCGGCCTGCTCGGGCGCGTGGCCCCGGCCGAAGCCAACGTCCTGCTGCTGGGGGAATCCGGCACCGGCAAGGAACGCGTAGCCAGGATCATCCATGAAAACAGCCCCCGCTCGGGCGGCCCCTTCGTGGTGGTGGACTGCGGCTCCACCCAGCCCACGCTGCTGGAAAGCGAGCTTTTCGGCCACACCAAAGGCTCCTTCACCCATGCGGTCAAGGACAAGAAGGGCCTTATCGAGGAAGCGGACGGCGGCACCCTGTTCCTTGATGAAATCGGCAACATCTCCCCTGAGATGCAGACCCGCCTGCTGCGCTTCCTTCAGGAACGCACCATCCGCCGGGTGGGCGACAACCGCGAGCGCACCGTCAACTGCCGGGTGGTCTCGGCCACCAATGCGGGCCTGCAGGACATGGTCCGGTCCGGGGACTTTCGCGAGGACCTCTACTACCGGCTCAAGGTCGTGACCCTGAGCATTCCGCCCCTGCGCCAGCGCATGGAAGACGTGCCCCTGCTGGCCCGGAACTTTGCGGCCAAACTGTGCGAAGAACAGGGGCGCACGCCCGTGGAGTTTTCCGAACAGGCCATGAAGCGCATGATGGAACACCCGTGGCCCGGCAACGTGCGCGAACTGCAGCACGCGGTGGAAGGGGCGTTGGTGTTCTGCTCCGGCAACACCATCACTCCGGAAGACATGCAACTGGAAATACTGGAAACCCCGCAGTCCGGCGACGACTCGCTTTCGCTGGAGGACAACGAGCGCAAGGCGATCCTGCGCGCGCTGGAACACTGCAACTGGGTCAAAAAGGCCGCTGCCGACGAACTGGGCATCAGCCGCCGGGCCATTCACTACAAGATCAAGAAATACGACATCAACGTGCCCGAATAG
- a CDS encoding sensor histidine kinase, which yields MRIFPPMSISAKMLAWALSITTIFCVTTAYLVYQIRNESDLTREIASTRYEIGLAVQQMEERLDSVQNNIRRFKALGDETAARFIVEDLSRFGEILRETLNRHPQYTEDWKPLTDEFTISLTKGDSPDDAFAADATIQHWLAILAGTRIDNQQQISMGMSRLRRDNVHAYRVGFYGLIICLLLAIPGSALFAWRINAHLGAIRSGIHALGEGETPPPVRVETGDELEELADAFNEMAGQLHREERMRTDFISMLSHEIRTPLTSIRESVDMMADGVFGPVNERQTRFLRIAEKETDRLADLLRRLMTVTRMEAGNLNLDRHTVDGEELVRTTMDRLESSAMAKGIRLQSEFPEAETTLLGDTENLRQVLLNLGGNAIKFSPDNSRVTFRLDRADNGVVFSVEDQGPGVPEAERELIFKKYYRAEGVRMDKDGAGLGLAICHKIVEAHGGHMWVDSGLEDGCAFRFFIPAQDSA from the coding sequence ATGAGAATCTTTCCGCCGATGAGCATTTCCGCGAAAATGCTCGCCTGGGCATTGTCCATTACCACGATCTTCTGCGTGACCACCGCGTATCTCGTCTACCAGATCCGCAACGAATCCGACCTTACCCGCGAAATAGCCTCCACACGCTATGAAATAGGGCTGGCCGTACAGCAGATGGAGGAACGTCTGGACAGCGTGCAGAACAACATTCGCCGCTTCAAGGCCCTGGGCGACGAAACCGCCGCACGGTTCATCGTGGAAGACCTGAGCCGTTTCGGTGAGATCCTGCGCGAAACACTGAACCGGCATCCGCAATACACCGAGGACTGGAAACCCCTGACAGACGAATTCACCATCAGCCTGACCAAGGGTGATTCTCCGGACGACGCCTTTGCCGCGGACGCCACCATCCAGCACTGGCTGGCCATTCTGGCCGGAACCAGAATCGACAACCAGCAACAGATTTCCATGGGCATGTCCCGGCTCCGGCGCGACAACGTGCATGCCTACAGGGTGGGCTTCTACGGGCTGATCATCTGCCTGCTGCTGGCCATTCCGGGCAGCGCGCTGTTCGCATGGCGCATCAACGCGCATCTCGGGGCCATCCGCTCGGGCATCCATGCGCTGGGCGAAGGCGAGACCCCGCCGCCCGTGCGCGTGGAAACCGGCGACGAACTGGAGGAGCTGGCCGACGCCTTCAACGAGATGGCCGGACAACTCCACCGCGAGGAACGCATGCGGACGGACTTCATCTCCATGCTCAGCCATGAAATCCGCACCCCGCTGACCTCCATCCGCGAATCCGTGGACATGATGGCGGACGGGGTGTTCGGTCCGGTCAACGAACGACAGACCCGCTTTCTGCGCATTGCGGAAAAGGAAACCGACAGGCTGGCCGACCTGTTGCGCAGGCTCATGACCGTTACGCGCATGGAAGCGGGCAACCTGAATCTGGATCGCCACACCGTGGACGGCGAGGAGCTGGTGCGCACCACCATGGACAGGCTGGAATCCTCGGCCATGGCCAAGGGGATACGCCTGCAATCCGAATTTCCCGAGGCAGAGACAACACTGCTCGGCGACACGGAAAATCTGCGGCAGGTGCTCCTAAACCTGGGCGGCAACGCCATCAAATTCTCCCCGGACAACAGCAGGGTGACCTTCCGGCTCGACAGGGCCGACAATGGTGTCGTATTCAGCGTGGAGGATCAGGGTCCGGGCGTCCCCGAAGCCGAACGGGAACTGATTTTCAAGAAATACTATCGCGCCGAGGGCGTGCGCATGGACAAGGACGGCGCAGGGCTGGGACTGGCCATCTGCCACAAGATCGTCGAGGCACACGGCGGCCACATGTGGGTGGATTCCGGACTCGAGGACGGATGTGCGTTCCGCTTCTTCATTCCCGCCCAGGACTCGGCATGA
- a CDS encoding acylphosphatase, which translates to MKSLHCIVKGKVQGGNFQGWLHKEAEQLNITGWVRNVADGEAEILAQGDPTDLKTFDGIIRTKAPLPEVDEIRCDIVDHDKTFDKFEMRG; encoded by the coding sequence ATGAAGAGCTTGCACTGCATTGTGAAGGGGAAAGTACAAGGCGGCAATTTCCAGGGCTGGTTGCACAAGGAAGCCGAGCAGCTGAATATCACGGGCTGGGTCCGCAACGTTGCCGACGGCGAGGCCGAAATCCTCGCACAGGGCGATCCCACCGACCTCAAGACCTTTGACGGCATCATCCGCACCAAGGCCCCGCTGCCCGAAGTGGACGAAATCCGTTGCGACATCGTGGACCACGACAAGACCTTCGACAAATTCGAAATGCGCGGCTAG
- a CDS encoding PEP/pyruvate-binding domain-containing protein, giving the protein MGFLDWLPFFGKKTETDSCADAQQYRDLLAARYHHFKLLLSADGENHEIITDIEEALRGERLYGMHFVRATCTRSITAVFQMIRHLNELAPGKYETLFERFDEIRAEIEPHIAHRDVERGGPLVMDLAAIDMDNAHQCGSKMASLAEAGRALGLAVPPGFVVTAEGFRLFMAENELDREIERILQAMDKDDPDEVNRSMSRIMQMVMDAPLPEALETAILEAHDALLSADGAHPKLALRSSALGEDGQKTSFAGQHRSVLNVTRDSLLHAYREVLASKYSTQARAYRLTRGIRDEDVAMCVGCMVMVDAHCGGVAYSGNPVNPDDDTVSIHSVWGLPKGVVDGSAETDMFRVSRSTLEIVKSTVAAKPEKYVCRPGEGTCRVDNVDQEDTASLTPEQAKEVARAAIRIQDHFGWPQDIEWAVDTDGKLFLLQCRPLQIRQESDDDKSQFSSPTSPPIAQGGVTASGGVAAGPAFVVRKEADVLSFPDNAVLVLAAALPRRASLLHRASAVVTERGGVAGHLANVAREFGIPALFGVRNITGNLQNGDEITVDADMHTVYPGRIESLLKRRSGPKSLMRGSPVQAALAKAARHIIRLRLLDPDSPDFRPRNCKTMHDIVRFCHETAVREMFDFGIGASYQKASCRQLICDVPKQFWVLNLEDGFDNDGQQRNDSCIMISQIESVPMRALWDGMTAVPWDGPPPVNARGFLSVMFEATMNPNLNADRPSDMAMKNYFIISKNFCSLQSRFGFHFCGAEALVGERPGENYARFHFKGGAANLDRRIRRARFIKEILEEYDFRVKLRQDNLRARIEGFGPATMVHRLRVLGYMIIHTRQLDMIMADTETVNRLRERIHTDLANIETEPGDASGTADGEKA; this is encoded by the coding sequence ATGGGATTTCTGGACTGGTTGCCGTTCTTCGGAAAAAAGACCGAAACGGACAGCTGCGCCGATGCGCAGCAGTACAGAGACCTGCTTGCGGCCCGTTACCACCATTTCAAGCTGCTGCTGAGCGCGGACGGCGAAAACCACGAAATCATCACGGACATCGAAGAAGCCCTGCGCGGAGAGCGGCTCTACGGCATGCATTTCGTGCGCGCCACCTGTACCCGCAGCATCACTGCCGTCTTCCAGATGATCCGCCACCTGAACGAACTGGCCCCCGGCAAATACGAAACTCTTTTCGAGCGCTTTGACGAAATTCGTGCCGAAATCGAGCCGCACATCGCCCACCGGGACGTGGAACGCGGAGGACCGCTGGTCATGGACCTTGCGGCAATCGACATGGACAACGCACACCAGTGCGGCTCGAAAATGGCCTCGCTCGCTGAGGCCGGGCGAGCGCTGGGCCTTGCCGTCCCTCCCGGTTTCGTTGTCACGGCCGAAGGATTCCGCCTGTTCATGGCGGAAAACGAGCTGGACAGGGAAATCGAACGCATCCTGCAGGCCATGGACAAGGACGACCCGGACGAGGTGAACCGATCCATGTCGCGCATCATGCAGATGGTCATGGATGCGCCCCTGCCCGAGGCTCTGGAAACAGCTATACTCGAGGCCCACGACGCACTGCTGTCCGCGGACGGTGCACATCCCAAGCTGGCCCTGCGCTCCAGCGCGCTGGGGGAGGATGGACAAAAGACATCCTTTGCCGGACAACACCGCTCCGTGCTCAACGTGACACGCGATTCCCTGCTGCACGCCTACCGCGAGGTGCTGGCTTCCAAGTATTCCACGCAGGCCCGCGCCTACCGCCTGACACGGGGCATCCGTGACGAGGACGTGGCCATGTGCGTAGGCTGCATGGTCATGGTGGACGCCCATTGCGGCGGGGTGGCCTATTCCGGCAATCCAGTAAACCCGGATGACGACACCGTGAGCATCCATTCGGTCTGGGGATTGCCCAAGGGGGTCGTGGACGGGTCCGCGGAAACGGACATGTTCCGCGTCAGCCGCTCCACGCTGGAAATCGTGAAATCCACTGTTGCGGCCAAGCCGGAAAAATACGTGTGCCGTCCCGGGGAAGGCACCTGCCGCGTGGACAATGTCGATCAGGAAGACACAGCCTCTCTCACGCCGGAGCAGGCAAAGGAAGTGGCGCGGGCTGCCATTCGGATACAGGACCATTTCGGCTGGCCTCAGGACATCGAGTGGGCCGTGGATACGGACGGAAAACTGTTCCTGCTGCAATGCAGGCCCCTGCAAATCCGGCAGGAAAGCGACGACGACAAAAGCCAATTTTCCTCTCCGACCTCGCCGCCCATTGCACAGGGCGGGGTCACGGCTTCCGGAGGCGTGGCCGCAGGCCCGGCCTTTGTGGTGCGCAAGGAGGCGGACGTGCTCTCCTTTCCGGACAATGCGGTGCTGGTGCTCGCGGCCGCCCTGCCCCGGCGCGCGTCCCTGTTGCACCGGGCCTCGGCCGTGGTCACGGAACGGGGCGGCGTGGCCGGGCATCTGGCCAATGTTGCACGCGAGTTCGGCATTCCTGCGCTCTTCGGCGTGCGCAACATCACGGGCAACCTGCAAAATGGCGACGAAATCACCGTGGACGCTGACATGCACACCGTGTATCCGGGCAGGATAGAATCCCTGCTCAAGCGTCGCAGCGGACCCAAAAGCCTCATGCGCGGCAGCCCGGTGCAGGCCGCATTGGCCAAGGCTGCACGCCACATCATCCGGCTCAGGCTGCTGGACCCGGACTCCCCGGATTTCCGTCCGCGCAACTGCAAGACCATGCACGATATCGTGCGCTTCTGCCACGAAACCGCCGTGCGCGAAATGTTCGATTTCGGCATTGGCGCAAGCTATCAGAAAGCCTCGTGCCGCCAGCTCATCTGCGACGTGCCCAAGCAGTTCTGGGTACTGAATCTCGAAGACGGTTTCGACAATGACGGGCAGCAGCGCAACGACTCCTGCATCATGATTTCCCAAATCGAATCCGTACCCATGCGCGCCCTGTGGGACGGCATGACGGCCGTGCCGTGGGACGGGCCGCCGCCAGTGAACGCACGCGGCTTCCTTTCCGTCATGTTCGAGGCCACCATGAACCCGAACCTGAACGCGGACCGGCCCTCGGACATGGCCATGAAGAATTACTTCATCATCTCCAAAAACTTCTGCAGCCTGCAATCGCGTTTCGGATTCCACTTCTGCGGGGCCGAAGCCCTTGTAGGCGAGCGCCCCGGAGAAAACTACGCCCGGTTCCACTTCAAGGGCGGGGCCGCCAATCTGGATCGGCGCATCAGGCGTGCGCGGTTCATCAAGGAAATCCTCGAGGAATACGATTTCCGGGTCAAACTGCGGCAGGACAACCTGCGCGCCCGGATCGAGGGGTTCGGCCCTGCCACCATGGTCCACCGGCTGCGCGTGCTCGGATACATGATCATCCATACCCGCCAGCTGGACATGATCATGGCCGACACCGAAACCGTAAACCGGCTCAGGGAACGAATCCACACGGACCTGGCAAACATAGAAACAGAACCCGGAGACGCTTCCGGAACCGCCGATGGTGAAAAAGCGTGA
- a CDS encoding sulfite exporter TauE/SafE family protein, whose amino-acid sequence MNIARRLYETMLHAARAHAQWDLEVSRSILASRKKMLLLIILALPAILVATGMAADLNLPDILGGKKAYSPAFYTPEIFLASILIGLCAGLITGCIGAGGGFIITPALMSAGIKGILAVGTDLFHIFAKAIMGTAVHKKLGNVSVGLAVAFLVGSGVGVTGGGVINRFIYELNPVLSDTFISFIYVILLGFLGTYAMIDFLRLRKAGGGDAHGGGSGGGGGLPATLQKAKIPPMIAFDEDLVPGGKKISAWFVALCGGVVGFMAAIMGVGGGFLTFPMFVYILGVSSFTTVGTDILQIIFTAGYASISQYAIYGFIFYTLAMGMLLGSLLGIQVGALTTKLVPGIYIRGFYAIAILAGFLNRLFSLPGKLSDMKLVSVDPATSALCSQIGNWTFFICVGVFGVWVIGTFLTKINQLREG is encoded by the coding sequence ATGAACATCGCACGAAGACTTTACGAGACCATGCTTCACGCGGCCAGAGCCCACGCGCAGTGGGATCTGGAAGTATCGCGAAGCATTCTGGCCAGCAGAAAAAAGATGCTTCTGCTCATCATCCTTGCACTCCCCGCCATACTGGTGGCCACGGGCATGGCCGCCGACCTGAACCTGCCCGATATCCTGGGCGGGAAAAAGGCATACAGCCCGGCATTCTATACGCCGGAAATATTCCTTGCCTCCATACTCATCGGCCTGTGCGCCGGCCTGATCACGGGCTGCATCGGCGCGGGCGGCGGGTTCATCATCACCCCGGCACTCATGAGCGCAGGCATCAAGGGCATCCTTGCGGTAGGAACCGACCTGTTCCACATCTTCGCCAAGGCCATCATGGGCACAGCCGTGCACAAGAAGCTGGGCAACGTTTCCGTGGGACTTGCCGTGGCCTTTCTGGTGGGCTCGGGCGTGGGCGTGACCGGGGGCGGGGTCATCAACCGCTTCATCTATGAACTGAACCCGGTGCTTTCCGACACCTTCATCAGTTTCATCTACGTCATCCTGCTCGGCTTTCTGGGCACCTACGCCATGATCGACTTTTTGCGCCTGCGCAAAGCCGGCGGCGGTGACGCCCACGGTGGCGGCAGCGGCGGTGGCGGCGGTCTGCCCGCAACCCTGCAAAAGGCCAAGATTCCGCCCATGATCGCTTTCGACGAGGACCTCGTGCCCGGCGGCAAGAAGATTTCCGCGTGGTTCGTGGCCCTGTGCGGCGGGGTGGTCGGCTTCATGGCCGCCATCATGGGCGTTGGCGGGGGATTCCTGACCTTCCCCATGTTTGTGTACATCCTGGGCGTCAGCTCCTTCACCACCGTGGGCACGGACATCCTGCAGATCATCTTCACGGCCGGATACGCCAGCATTTCCCAGTACGCCATTTACGGATTCATCTTCTACACGCTGGCCATGGGCATGCTGCTGGGCTCCCTGCTGGGCATCCAGGTAGGCGCGCTGACCACCAAGCTGGTGCCGGGCATCTACATCCGCGGCTTCTACGCCATCGCCATCCTGGCCGGTTTCCTGAACCGTCTGTTCTCCCTGCCCGGCAAACTGTCGGACATGAAGCTGGTTTCCGTGGACCCGGCCACCTCGGCCCTGTGCAGCCAGATCGGCAACTGGACGTTCTTCATCTGTGTGGGGGTGTTCGGCGTTTGGGTCATCGGCACGTTCCTGACCAAGATCAACCAGCTCAGGGAGGGCTAG